In Streptomyces sp. NBC_00414, a single window of DNA contains:
- the alaS gene encoding alanine--tRNA ligase, producing the protein MESAEIRRRWLSFFEERGHTVVPSASLIADDPTLLLVPAGMVPFKPYFLGEVKPPFARATSVQKCVRTPDIEEVGKTTRHGTFFQMCGNFSFGDYFKEGAIKYAWELLTSPQDKGGYGLEPEKLWITVYLEDDEAERIWHEVVGVPKERIQRLGKKDNYWSMGVPGPCGPCSEINYDRGPEFGVEGGPAVNDERYVEIWNLVFMQYERGEGTSKEDFEILGDLPSKNIDTGLGLERLAMILQGVQNLYEIDTSMAVIRKATELTGVEYGAAHGSDVSLRVVTDHMRTSVMLIGDGVSPGNEGRGYVLRRIMRRAIRNMRLLGATGPVVQDLVDVVIEMMGRQYPELVSDRKRIETVALAEEAAFLKALKGGTNILDTAVTETKASGGTVLSGDKAFLLHDTWGFPIDLTLEMASEQGLSVDEDGFRRLMKEQRERAKADAKAKKTGHADMGAYREIADAAGETDFIGYTSTEGESTVVGILVDGASSPAAIEGDEVEIVLDRTPFYAEGGGQIGDTGRIRIDTGAVIEVRDCQKPVPGVYVHKGVVQVGEVTVGAKAQAVIDVRRRTAIARAHSATHLTHQALRDALGPTAAQAGSENQPGRFRFDFGSPSAVPTAVMTDVEQKINEVLTRDLDVHAEVLSIDEAKKQGAIAEFGEKYGERVRVVTIGDFSKELCGGTHVHNTSQLGLVKLLGESSIGSGVRRIEALVGVDAYNFLAREHTVVAQLQELIKGRPEELPEKVSAMLGKLKDAEKEIEKFRAEKVLQAAAGLAGSAKDVRGVAVVTGQVPDGTSADDLRKLVLDVRGRIQGGRAVVVALFTAVGGKPLTVIATNEAARERGLKAGDLVRTAAKTLGGGGGGKPDVAQGGGQNPSAIGEAADAVERLVAETAK; encoded by the coding sequence ATGGAGTCGGCCGAGATTCGTCGCCGCTGGTTGAGCTTCTTCGAGGAGCGCGGGCACACCGTCGTCCCTTCGGCGTCGCTCATCGCGGACGACCCGACTCTCCTCCTGGTCCCGGCCGGCATGGTTCCCTTCAAGCCGTACTTCCTCGGTGAGGTCAAGCCCCCCTTCGCCCGCGCCACCAGCGTCCAGAAGTGCGTCCGGACACCGGACATCGAAGAGGTCGGCAAGACCACCCGGCACGGCACGTTCTTCCAGATGTGCGGCAACTTCTCCTTCGGCGACTACTTCAAGGAAGGCGCCATCAAGTACGCCTGGGAGCTGCTGACCAGCCCTCAGGACAAGGGTGGTTACGGCCTGGAGCCGGAGAAGCTCTGGATCACCGTGTACCTGGAGGACGACGAGGCCGAGCGCATCTGGCACGAGGTCGTCGGCGTCCCCAAGGAGCGCATCCAGCGCCTCGGCAAGAAGGACAACTACTGGTCCATGGGCGTCCCGGGCCCCTGCGGCCCGTGTTCCGAGATCAACTACGACCGCGGCCCCGAGTTCGGCGTCGAGGGCGGCCCTGCCGTCAACGACGAGCGGTACGTGGAGATCTGGAACCTCGTCTTCATGCAGTACGAGCGCGGCGAGGGCACCTCGAAGGAGGACTTCGAGATCCTCGGCGACCTGCCGAGCAAGAACATCGACACCGGCCTCGGCCTGGAACGCCTCGCCATGATCCTGCAGGGCGTGCAGAACCTGTACGAGATCGACACCTCCATGGCCGTCATCAGGAAGGCCACCGAGCTGACCGGTGTCGAGTACGGCGCCGCCCACGGTTCCGACGTCTCCCTGCGCGTGGTCACCGACCACATGCGGACGTCCGTGATGCTCATCGGCGACGGCGTCTCCCCGGGCAACGAGGGCCGCGGTTACGTGCTGCGCCGCATCATGCGCCGCGCCATCCGCAACATGCGGCTGCTCGGCGCCACCGGACCGGTCGTGCAGGACCTCGTCGACGTCGTCATCGAGATGATGGGCCGGCAGTACCCGGAGCTCGTCTCCGACCGCAAGCGCATCGAGACCGTCGCCCTCGCCGAGGAGGCCGCCTTCCTCAAGGCGCTGAAGGGCGGCACCAACATCCTCGACACCGCCGTGACGGAGACCAAGGCCTCCGGAGGCACCGTCCTCTCCGGCGACAAGGCCTTCCTGCTCCACGACACCTGGGGCTTCCCGATCGACCTCACCCTGGAAATGGCCTCCGAACAGGGCCTCTCCGTGGACGAGGACGGCTTCCGGCGCCTGATGAAGGAGCAGCGGGAGCGCGCCAAGGCCGACGCCAAGGCCAAGAAGACCGGTCACGCCGACATGGGCGCCTACCGCGAGATCGCCGACGCCGCCGGCGAGACCGACTTCATCGGCTACACGAGCACCGAGGGCGAGTCCACGGTTGTCGGCATCCTCGTCGACGGTGCCTCCTCGCCGGCCGCCATCGAGGGCGACGAGGTCGAGATCGTCCTGGACCGCACCCCGTTCTACGCCGAGGGCGGCGGCCAGATCGGCGACACCGGCCGCATCAGGATCGACACCGGCGCCGTGATCGAGGTCAGGGACTGCCAGAAGCCCGTCCCCGGGGTGTACGTCCACAAGGGCGTCGTCCAGGTCGGCGAGGTGACCGTCGGAGCCAAGGCCCAGGCCGTCATCGACGTGCGCCGCCGCACGGCCATCGCCCGCGCCCACTCGGCCACGCACCTCACCCACCAGGCCCTGCGCGACGCCCTGGGCCCGACGGCCGCCCAGGCCGGTTCCGAGAACCAGCCAGGCCGCTTCCGCTTCGACTTCGGCTCCCCGTCCGCCGTGCCCACGGCCGTGATGACGGACGTCGAGCAGAAGATCAACGAGGTGCTCACCCGCGACCTCGACGTCCACGCCGAGGTCCTGAGCATCGACGAGGCCAAGAAGCAGGGCGCCATCGCCGAGTTCGGCGAGAAGTACGGCGAGCGGGTGCGCGTCGTCACCATCGGCGACTTCTCCAAGGAGCTGTGCGGCGGCACGCACGTGCACAACACCTCCCAGCTCGGCCTGGTGAAGCTGCTCGGCGAGTCGTCGATCGGTTCGGGTGTACGCCGTATCGAGGCCCTGGTGGGTGTCGACGCCTACAACTTCCTCGCCCGCGAGCACACGGTCGTCGCCCAGCTCCAGGAGCTGATCAAGGGCCGTCCGGAGGAGCTTCCGGAGAAGGTTTCGGCCATGCTCGGCAAGCTGAAGGACGCCGAGAAGGAGATCGAGAAGTTCCGCGCGGAGAAGGTCCTCCAGGCCGCCGCCGGTCTCGCCGGGTCCGCCAAGGACGTACGCGGCGTCGCCGTGGTCACCGGGCAGGTCCCGGACGGCACGAGCGCCGACGACCTGCGCAAGCTGGTCCTCGACGTGCGCGGCCGTATCCAGGGCGGACGGGCCGTCGTGGTCGCCCTGTTCACCGCCGTGGGCGGCAAGCCGCTCACGGTCATCGCCACCAACGAGGCCGCCCGCGAGCGCGGCCTCAAGGCCGGTGACCTGGTGCGCACGGCCGCCAAGACCCTCGGCGGCGGCGGTGGCGGCAAGCCCGACGTCGCTCAGGGCGGTGGCCAGAATCCGTCCGCCATCGGTGAGGCCGCCGACGCCGTCGAGCGGCTTGTGGCCGAGACCGCCAAGTGA
- the mltG gene encoding endolytic transglycosylase MltG, with the protein MTEYGRGPGSEPWHPEDPLYGDGGWGGQEAQAAQSPYGGQPQHYPEQPQQPQYGDWGTGQQADYDQGQQQYAQGQQQHYGQEQQQYGGQPPQQYNGQGGQGYPDHGGQQYDQNGRPYNGGGWDTGQQYQPQQQVPYSGDPNDPYGGQAVAYGGQQPDYYGTPDAYPPPEPPGRRRAEPEPEAEPESQRTDWDPGPDQGEHAFFADGDDEDDTDDDPQSRRRGKSGKGGKGGKGSKGKGEKKSRSGCACLVVSLVFTSVIGGVGYFGYQFYQSRFGSAPDYAGDGTGEQVTVVIPKGAFGSVIGQKLKAAGVVRSVDAFVAAQAQNADGDKIQAGSYLLKKEMSAESAVALMLDPKSQNNLVVREGQRNVTVYEAIDKQLELSKGTTAKVAKSKYKSLGLPDWANDDSDIKDPLEGFLYPATYPADKNMKPETVLKDMVSQANKEYAKYDLEAKAKDLGLEDPLQVVTVASLVQAEGITHDDFKKMASVVYNRLKPTNDVTNQKLEFDSTYNYLKGQSKIDISVAEIRNYDDPYNTYFYKGLPPGPIGNPGDEALRAALKPDGGAWMFFISIDGKKTDFTKTLAEHEKLVQKFNERRNKD; encoded by the coding sequence ATGACCGAGTATGGCCGGGGCCCAGGCTCCGAACCGTGGCATCCCGAGGACCCGTTGTACGGGGACGGCGGATGGGGAGGACAGGAGGCCCAGGCGGCCCAGTCCCCCTACGGCGGCCAGCCGCAGCATTATCCGGAGCAGCCGCAGCAGCCGCAGTACGGCGACTGGGGCACGGGCCAGCAGGCCGACTACGACCAGGGGCAGCAGCAGTACGCCCAGGGACAGCAGCAGCACTACGGCCAGGAGCAGCAGCAGTACGGCGGTCAGCCTCCGCAGCAGTACAACGGTCAGGGTGGGCAGGGCTACCCCGACCACGGCGGTCAGCAGTACGACCAGAACGGCCGGCCGTACAACGGCGGCGGCTGGGACACGGGTCAGCAGTACCAGCCGCAGCAGCAGGTCCCGTACAGCGGTGACCCGAACGACCCCTACGGCGGCCAGGCCGTGGCGTACGGCGGTCAGCAGCCCGACTACTACGGGACCCCCGACGCGTACCCGCCGCCGGAGCCACCGGGCCGCCGCCGCGCCGAACCGGAGCCGGAAGCGGAACCGGAATCGCAGCGGACCGACTGGGACCCGGGCCCGGACCAGGGCGAGCACGCGTTCTTCGCCGACGGTGACGACGAGGACGACACCGACGACGATCCGCAGAGCCGTCGGCGTGGAAAAAGCGGAAAAGGCGGCAAAGGCGGTAAGGGGAGCAAGGGCAAAGGCGAGAAGAAGAGCCGGAGCGGCTGTGCCTGCCTGGTCGTCTCGCTCGTCTTCACCTCGGTGATCGGCGGAGTCGGATATTTCGGCTACCAGTTCTATCAGAGCCGTTTCGGCTCGGCTCCCGACTACGCGGGCGACGGAACCGGTGAGCAGGTGACCGTCGTCATTCCCAAGGGCGCCTTCGGATCGGTGATCGGCCAGAAACTGAAGGCGGCCGGCGTCGTCAGGAGTGTGGACGCGTTCGTCGCGGCCCAGGCGCAGAACGCGGACGGCGACAAGATTCAGGCGGGTTCCTACCTCCTGAAAAAGGAGATGTCCGCAGAAAGCGCTGTCGCGCTGATGCTCGATCCCAAGAGCCAGAACAATCTGGTGGTCCGGGAGGGGCAGCGCAACGTCACGGTGTACGAGGCGATCGACAAGCAGCTGGAACTCTCCAAGGGAACCACCGCCAAGGTCGCCAAGAGCAAGTACAAGAGCCTCGGGCTGCCGGACTGGGCGAACGACGACAGCGACATCAAGGACCCGCTGGAAGGATTCCTCTATCCGGCGACCTATCCCGCCGACAAGAACATGAAGCCCGAGACCGTCCTGAAGGACATGGTTTCGCAGGCCAACAAGGAGTACGCCAAGTACGACCTGGAGGCGAAGGCCAAGGACCTCGGCCTGGAGGACCCGCTGCAGGTCGTCACGGTCGCGAGTCTCGTCCAGGCCGAGGGCATCACGCACGACGACTTCAAGAAGATGGCGTCCGTCGTCTACAACCGGCTGAAGCCGACGAACGACGTCACCAACCAGAAACTTGAGTTCGACTCGACGTACAACTATCTCAAGGGCCAGAGCAAGATCGATATCTCTGTCGCCGAGATCCGCAACTACGACGACCCGTACAACACGTACTTCTACAAGGGTCTGCCGCCCGGGCCGATCGGTAATCCCGGCGACGAGGCACTGAGGGCGGCGCTGAAGCCCGACGGCGGTGCGTGGATGTTCTTCATCTCCATCGACGGCAAGAAGACGGACTTCACCAAGACCTTGGCCGAGCACGAGAAGTTGGTTCAGAAATTCAATGAGCGGCGCAACAAGGACTGA
- the rpsD gene encoding 30S ribosomal protein S4, with protein sequence MTNQSRPKVKKSRALGIALTPKAVKYFEARPYPPGEHGRGRKQNSDYKVRLLEKQRLRAQYDVSERQLVRAYERAAKTQGKTGEALVIELERRLDALVLRSGIARTIYQARQMVVHGHIEVNGGKVDKPSFRVKPDDVVMVRERSRSKTLFEVARAGGFAPDGETPRYLQVNLGALAFRLDREPNRKEIPVICDEQLVVEYYAR encoded by the coding sequence ATGACGAACCAGTCCCGCCCCAAGGTCAAGAAGTCGCGTGCCCTCGGCATCGCGCTGACCCCGAAGGCCGTCAAGTACTTCGAGGCGCGCCCGTACCCGCCCGGCGAGCACGGCCGTGGCCGCAAGCAGAACTCGGACTACAAGGTCCGTCTGCTGGAGAAGCAGCGTCTGCGCGCGCAGTACGACGTGTCCGAGCGTCAGCTCGTCCGCGCGTACGAGCGTGCCGCCAAGACGCAGGGCAAGACCGGTGAGGCCCTGGTCATCGAGCTGGAGCGTCGTCTCGACGCGCTGGTTCTTCGTTCGGGCATCGCCCGCACGATCTACCAGGCCCGCCAGATGGTCGTGCACGGCCACATCGAGGTCAACGGTGGCAAGGTCGACAAGCCGTCCTTCCGCGTCAAGCCCGACGACGTCGTGATGGTCCGCGAGCGCAGCCGCAGCAAGACCCTGTTCGAGGTCGCCCGTGCCGGTGGGTTCGCCCCCGACGGTGAGACCCCGCGCTACCTCCAGGTGAACCTCGGCGCCCTGGCGTTCCGCCTGGACCGCGAGCCGAACCGCAAGGAAATCCCGGTCATCTGCGACGAGCAGCTCGTCGTCGAGTACTACGCCCGCTGA
- a CDS encoding DUF6167 family protein, whose amino-acid sequence MFRRTFWFTAGAAAGVWATTKVNRKIRQLTPESLAAQAANKAIEAGHRLKDFALDVRDGMAQREAELGEALGLNADPELPSPRDVAALENGSDPRHGKNAKYSKNPTYVERSTYSYNRNEDH is encoded by the coding sequence ATGTTCCGCCGTACGTTCTGGTTCACCGCGGGCGCAGCCGCCGGCGTGTGGGCCACCACCAAGGTCAACCGCAAGATCAGGCAGCTGACGCCCGAGAGCCTGGCGGCGCAGGCCGCCAACAAGGCGATCGAAGCGGGCCACCGCCTCAAGGACTTCGCACTCGACGTCCGTGACGGCATGGCCCAGCGCGAGGCGGAACTCGGTGAGGCCCTCGGGCTGAACGCCGACCCCGAACTGCCGTCCCCGCGCGATGTCGCAGCCCTGGAGAACGGCAGCGACCCCCGGCACGGCAAGAATGCGAAGTACAGCAAGAACCCGACGTACGTCGAGAGGTCGACGTACTCGTACAACCGGAATGAGGACCACTGA
- the ruvX gene encoding Holliday junction resolvase RuvX, whose translation MRRGRRLAVDVGDARIGVASCDPDGILATPVETVPGRDVPAAHRRLRQLVEEYEPIEVVVGLPRSLKGGEGPAAVKVRAFAQELARGIAPIPVRLVDERMTTVTASQGLRASGVKSKKGRSVIDQVAAVIILQQALESERASGTSPGEGVEVVI comes from the coding sequence ATGCGCCGCGGTCGCCGGCTCGCCGTCGACGTCGGGGACGCCCGGATCGGGGTCGCCTCCTGCGACCCCGACGGGATCCTCGCCACGCCGGTGGAGACCGTGCCGGGGCGCGACGTCCCGGCCGCCCACCGGCGCCTGAGGCAACTCGTCGAGGAGTACGAGCCGATCGAGGTCGTCGTCGGTCTTCCTCGCTCCCTCAAGGGGGGCGAGGGCCCGGCCGCGGTCAAGGTCCGCGCCTTCGCCCAGGAGCTCGCACGGGGCATCGCACCCATCCCGGTGCGCCTCGTGGACGAGAGGATGACCACAGTGACGGCCAGTCAGGGACTGCGCGCCTCGGGCGTGAAGTCCAAGAAGGGCAGATCGGTCATCGACCAGGTGGCAGCCGTGATCATTCTCCAGCAGGCACTGGAGTCCGAACGGGCGTCAGGCACATCCCCCGGCGAGGGCGTCGAAGTGGTCATCTGA
- a CDS encoding replication-associated recombination protein A: MEPDLFTAAAEERQEKDPSGSPLAVRMRPRTLDEVEGQQHLLKPGSPLRRLVGEGGGGPAGPSSVILWGPPGTGKTTLAYVVSKATNKRFVELSAITAGVKEVRAVIEGARRATGGYGKETVLFLDEIHRFSKAQQDSLLPAVENRWVTLIAATTENPYFSIISPLLSRSLLLTLEPLTDDDLRGLLRRALTDERGLKGALTLPEDSEEHLLRIAGGDARRALTALEAAAGAALDKKDAGITLQTLEETVDRAAVKYDRDGDQHYDVASALIKSIRGSDVDAALHYLARMIEAGEDPRFIARRLMISASEDIGLADPNALPTAVAAAQAVAMIGFPEAALTLSHATIALALAPKSNAATTAIGAAMEDVRKGHAGPVPMHLRDGHYKGAAKLGHAQGYVYPHDLPEGIAAQQYAPEELKDREYYTPTRHGAEARYADAVEWTRKHLGRGRP; the protein is encoded by the coding sequence GTGGAGCCCGACCTGTTTACCGCCGCAGCCGAGGAACGCCAGGAGAAGGACCCGTCCGGGAGCCCCCTGGCCGTCCGGATGCGCCCGCGCACCCTCGACGAGGTCGAGGGCCAGCAGCATCTGCTGAAGCCGGGCTCGCCCCTGCGCAGACTCGTCGGCGAGGGCGGCGGCGGCCCGGCCGGACCCTCCTCGGTGATCCTCTGGGGCCCGCCCGGCACCGGCAAGACGACCCTGGCGTACGTGGTCTCCAAGGCGACGAACAAGCGCTTCGTGGAGCTCTCCGCTATCACCGCGGGCGTCAAGGAGGTCCGCGCGGTCATCGAGGGCGCCCGCCGCGCCACCGGGGGCTACGGCAAGGAGACCGTCCTCTTCCTCGACGAGATCCACCGCTTCAGCAAGGCCCAGCAGGACTCCCTGCTCCCGGCGGTCGAGAACCGCTGGGTGACGCTGATCGCGGCGACCACGGAGAACCCGTACTTCTCGATCATCTCCCCGCTGCTGTCCCGCTCGCTGCTGCTCACCCTCGAACCGCTCACCGACGACGACCTGCGCGGGCTGCTGCGCCGGGCGCTCACCGACGAGCGCGGCCTCAAGGGCGCCCTCACCCTCCCCGAGGACAGCGAGGAGCACCTCCTGCGGATCGCCGGCGGTGACGCCCGGCGTGCCCTCACCGCACTGGAGGCCGCCGCCGGGGCGGCGCTCGACAAGAAGGACGCCGGGATCACCCTCCAGACCCTGGAGGAGACCGTCGACCGGGCCGCGGTGAAGTACGACCGCGACGGCGACCAGCACTACGACGTGGCCAGCGCCCTGATCAAGTCGATCCGGGGCTCGGACGTCGACGCGGCACTGCACTACCTGGCCCGGATGATCGAGGCCGGCGAGGACCCCCGGTTCATCGCCCGGCGGCTGATGATCTCCGCCAGCGAGGACATCGGCCTCGCCGATCCGAACGCCCTGCCGACCGCCGTCGCGGCCGCCCAGGCCGTCGCCATGATCGGCTTCCCCGAGGCCGCGCTCACCCTCAGCCACGCCACCATCGCCCTCGCCCTGGCCCCGAAGTCGAACGCCGCGACGACGGCGATCGGCGCCGCCATGGAGGACGTCCGCAAGGGCCACGCGGGACCCGTGCCGATGCACCTGCGCGACGGGCACTACAAGGGCGCGGCCAAGCTCGGCCACGCGCAGGGGTACGTGTATCCGCACGACCTGCCCGAAGGCATCGCCGCCCAGCAGTACGCGCCCGAGGAGCTCAAGGACCGCGAGTACTACACGCCGACCCGGCACGGCGCCGAGGCGCGCTACGCGGACGCGGTGGAGTGGACGAGGAAGCACCTCGGTCGAGGACGGCCCTGA
- a CDS encoding ATP-binding protein → MSRSHGSQRSGAGAGGHRAGNLPLELNSFVGRSAELTQLGTALDAERLVTVTGPGGVGKSRLAARAAALVRPRDGVWRVELAALREPELVEYAVVEALGLTDHTSRPPRQVLLEHLAERRLLLVLDGFEHLVDACASLVGELLRRSAGLRVLAVGRRPLSVEGEQLFPLAPLTEREAAELFADRAAAGTPGFTLHDGNRADVREICRRLDGVPLAVELAAGRLRALSPAQLLARLDDRFRLLTGGGRDMLPRHQTLRTAIGWSHELCTPQERLMWSRLSVFAGRFDLESVEYVCGGDGLHPDNILDVLGELLAQSVITREETAAGVRYRMLDTVRAYGADWLEATEDGERLRRRHRDWYMGLATWGELDWFSPRQREVAARVEAELPNLRRALEHCLSEPDGGHLGQYLAGTLWFYWVGCGRLSEGRHWLERSVELDTEHERSRLKALWVLGYVAILQGDTVPAVAALDECRRTAERSGDFTALAYAEHRTGCLALVTDDMPRAETLLRSALDRYHDIGELNSNVLMGQVELAMALAFQGDLPDAVRLCEEVRRVCVDHGERWSLAYALYVLAYAAWTEADLPGARQLLTECLDITHVFHDLLGTVLAVELLALVTVTEGDAAEAAVLQGSASRMWPSVGLPLFGSAYYNAPHEQCEETARERLGDERYEECVRDGARLGRQAAVVRALGHPRQEALGAAPAPRGIPAPPDMREPAASPTREGEEATG, encoded by the coding sequence ATGTCGCGTTCTCATGGTTCTCAGCGTTCCGGTGCGGGGGCGGGCGGTCACCGGGCCGGCAATCTGCCTCTGGAGCTCAACTCGTTCGTGGGCCGCTCGGCCGAACTGACGCAGCTGGGCACGGCCCTCGACGCCGAGCGGCTGGTGACGGTGACGGGCCCGGGCGGAGTCGGCAAGTCGCGGCTGGCGGCGCGCGCGGCGGCCCTGGTCCGGCCGCGCGACGGGGTGTGGCGGGTGGAGCTGGCCGCGCTGCGCGAGCCGGAACTCGTCGAGTACGCGGTCGTGGAGGCGCTGGGGCTGACGGATCACACCTCGCGGCCGCCGCGCCAGGTCCTGCTCGAACATCTCGCGGAGCGCCGGCTCCTGCTCGTGCTCGACGGGTTCGAGCATCTGGTCGACGCGTGCGCGTCGCTGGTCGGTGAGCTGCTGAGACGCTCGGCGGGCCTGCGGGTGCTCGCGGTAGGGCGCAGGCCGCTCTCGGTGGAGGGCGAGCAGCTGTTCCCGCTGGCGCCGCTGACCGAGCGGGAGGCGGCCGAGCTGTTCGCGGACCGGGCCGCCGCCGGCACACCGGGTTTCACCCTGCACGACGGCAACCGCGCGGACGTGCGGGAGATCTGCCGGCGGCTGGACGGTGTCCCGCTCGCGGTCGAGCTGGCCGCGGGACGGCTGCGGGCCCTCTCCCCCGCCCAGTTGCTGGCCCGGCTCGACGACCGCTTCCGGCTGCTCACGGGCGGGGGGCGCGACATGCTGCCGCGACATCAGACCCTGCGTACGGCGATCGGCTGGAGCCATGAACTGTGCACACCGCAGGAGCGGCTGATGTGGTCGCGGCTCTCGGTGTTCGCCGGGCGGTTCGACCTGGAGTCCGTGGAGTACGTGTGCGGGGGCGACGGGCTGCACCCCGACAACATCCTCGACGTGCTCGGCGAGCTGCTGGCCCAGTCGGTGATCACCCGTGAGGAGACGGCGGCCGGGGTGCGCTACCGGATGCTGGACACGGTCCGGGCGTACGGGGCGGACTGGCTGGAGGCCACAGAGGACGGGGAGCGGCTCCGGCGGCGCCACCGCGACTGGTACATGGGGCTCGCGACGTGGGGCGAGCTGGACTGGTTCTCGCCCCGGCAGCGTGAGGTGGCCGCGCGGGTGGAGGCGGAGCTGCCGAACCTGCGCCGCGCCCTGGAGCACTGTCTGAGCGAGCCGGACGGCGGACATCTGGGCCAGTACCTCGCGGGGACCCTCTGGTTCTACTGGGTGGGCTGCGGGCGGCTGTCGGAGGGGCGGCACTGGCTGGAGCGGAGCGTGGAGCTGGACACCGAGCACGAGCGCTCCCGGCTGAAGGCACTGTGGGTGCTCGGCTATGTGGCGATCCTCCAGGGCGACACCGTGCCCGCGGTCGCCGCGCTCGACGAGTGCCGTCGGACGGCGGAACGTTCCGGTGACTTCACCGCGCTCGCCTACGCCGAGCACCGCACCGGCTGCCTGGCCCTGGTCACCGACGACATGCCCCGCGCGGAGACGCTGCTGCGCTCGGCGCTCGACCGCTATCACGACATCGGCGAGCTCAACAGCAACGTCCTGATGGGGCAGGTCGAGCTGGCGATGGCGCTGGCCTTCCAGGGCGATCTGCCGGATGCGGTGCGGCTGTGCGAGGAGGTGCGCCGGGTCTGCGTGGACCACGGGGAGCGCTGGTCGCTGGCGTACGCGCTGTACGTGCTGGCGTACGCGGCCTGGACCGAGGCCGATCTGCCCGGGGCCCGGCAGTTGCTGACGGAGTGCCTGGACATCACACATGTCTTCCACGACCTGCTCGGCACGGTGCTGGCGGTGGAACTGCTCGCGCTGGTCACCGTGACGGAGGGCGACGCCGCCGAGGCTGCGGTGCTCCAGGGTTCCGCCTCCCGGATGTGGCCGTCGGTGGGCCTGCCCCTGTTCGGCTCCGCCTATTACAACGCCCCGCACGAGCAGTGCGAGGAGACGGCCCGGGAGCGGCTGGGCGACGAGCGGTACGAGGAGTGCGTACGGGACGGGGCGCGGCTGGGCCGGCAGGCGGCGGTGGTCCGGGCGCTGGGGCACCCCCGGCAGGAGGCACTCGGCGCGGCACCCGCGCCGCGCGGCATCCCGGCACCCCCGGACATGCGAGAACCCGCCGCCTCGCCCACCCGCGAGGGTGAGGAGGCGACGGGCTGA
- a CDS encoding DUF948 domain-containing protein yields MSGGEVAGILVAVFWAILVSFLAVALARLAQTLRATTKLVADVTEQTVPLLADASAAVRSAQTQIERVDAIASDVQEVTSNASALSSTVASTFGGPLVKVAAFGYGVRRAMSGGRREDEPAKPTRRTVIVGRTVPSARRGKRKKD; encoded by the coding sequence GTGTCCGGTGGTGAGGTGGCCGGGATCCTGGTGGCCGTCTTCTGGGCGATCCTGGTCTCCTTCCTCGCGGTGGCACTCGCGAGGCTGGCCCAGACGCTCAGGGCGACCACCAAGCTCGTCGCGGACGTGACCGAACAGACGGTCCCGCTCCTCGCGGACGCCTCCGCGGCCGTGCGCTCCGCGCAGACACAGATCGAGCGGGTCGACGCCATCGCGTCGGACGTCCAGGAGGTCACGTCGAACGCGTCGGCGCTCTCCTCGACCGTCGCCTCGACCTTCGGTGGCCCGCTGGTGAAGGTCGCGGCGTTCGGCTACGGCGTGCGCCGGGCCATGAGCGGCGGCCGCCGCGAGGACGAGCCCGCCAAGCCCACGCGACGCACTGTGATCGTGGGCCGCACCGTCCCGTCGGCGCGACGGGGAAAGCGGAAGAAGGACTGA